From a region of the Aeoliella mucimassa genome:
- a CDS encoding glycoside hydrolase family 76 protein produces the protein MPCILLPLVAIVFVLPHSAAVAELPSQATVLEWGDESMAAVEAAFRVEQDYWYLEDVSTWRSTPRGKPVFMWGAGVQLSALAAATSNQPEKYRGQLDGYVKALHHYWHEHLRIGGYDVSPHAGSADRYYDDNAWIVLGLVEGYEVTQDASYLKQAKATFNFVISGEDDRLGGGIYWREKELLSKNTCTNAPAMVGAIRLYELTEETAYLETAKRLYAWTCEHLQDEDGLFWDNINMRGEVDRRKYSYNSALMIRANCGLYRITGEEKYKQEAERIAKAAKAKWYNEETGAMNDAGRFAHLLVDAFLEVYATTGEQQWLDTCRKTVGYVHEELRDERGFYPGNWGDSQRRRSGKAAMIDQASVSRVFQAVARAMAN, from the coding sequence ATGCCCTGCATTCTACTCCCGTTAGTAGCCATTGTATTCGTACTCCCTCACTCGGCAGCAGTTGCTGAGTTGCCATCGCAAGCCACGGTGCTGGAGTGGGGGGATGAGTCGATGGCCGCGGTCGAAGCTGCTTTTCGTGTGGAGCAAGACTACTGGTACCTTGAAGACGTAAGCACTTGGCGGAGCACTCCTCGTGGTAAACCGGTATTCATGTGGGGAGCAGGGGTGCAGCTCTCCGCTCTGGCAGCCGCTACCAGCAATCAGCCAGAGAAGTACCGCGGGCAACTGGATGGCTACGTCAAGGCGCTCCATCACTACTGGCACGAGCATCTGCGAATCGGCGGATACGATGTGTCGCCACACGCTGGTTCGGCCGATCGCTATTACGACGATAACGCCTGGATCGTGTTGGGGCTTGTCGAAGGTTACGAAGTGACGCAGGATGCCAGCTATCTGAAGCAGGCGAAAGCGACGTTCAATTTCGTGATCAGCGGCGAAGACGACCGCCTCGGCGGTGGTATCTACTGGCGCGAGAAGGAACTGTTGTCCAAAAACACTTGTACCAATGCGCCGGCGATGGTGGGAGCGATTCGGCTCTACGAGTTAACGGAAGAGACCGCCTATCTGGAGACGGCCAAGCGACTCTACGCCTGGACCTGTGAGCATCTTCAAGATGAGGATGGTTTGTTCTGGGATAACATCAACATGCGTGGAGAAGTCGATCGCCGCAAGTACTCTTACAATTCGGCGCTCATGATTCGTGCGAACTGCGGCCTCTACCGGATTACTGGCGAGGAGAAGTACAAGCAGGAAGCCGAACGCATTGCCAAAGCGGCCAAGGCCAAATGGTACAATGAGGAGACCGGCGCGATGAACGATGCGGGCCGGTTTGCCCATTTGTTAGTGGATGCCTTCTTGGAGGTCTACGCAACGACTGGCGAGCAGCAATGGCTCGATACCTGTCGCAAGACCGTCGGCTACGTGCATGAAGAATTGCGCGACGAACGAGGCTTTTACCCAGGCAATTGGGGCGACTCACAGCGACGCCGCTCGGGCAAGGCCGCGATGATCGATCAGGCGAGCGTCTCCCGAGTCTTCCAGGCGGTCGCCCGGGCGATGGCCAACTAA
- the flgN gene encoding flagellar export chaperone FlgN — MTTATTDNTNTKPAANWEARISNLLSTLSAVQGDLLALLTEKRKALAEGDLEQLQQINHREGELVTRLEVCHSQRQELLNAAAGQGLPAGSVRSLTASLPADQREVLEPTVEQASRQSRLLQHNSLTNWVLVQRTLIHLSQMIEIIATGGRMDATYGSRVPASRSGALVDQEV; from the coding sequence ATGACGACAGCTACCACCGACAATACGAACACCAAACCCGCGGCGAACTGGGAAGCTCGCATCAGCAACTTGCTCAGCACCCTGTCGGCTGTTCAGGGAGATTTGCTAGCACTGCTGACGGAAAAACGCAAAGCTCTAGCCGAGGGAGATCTAGAGCAGCTGCAGCAGATTAACCACCGCGAAGGGGAGTTGGTCACCCGACTCGAGGTTTGCCATAGCCAGCGTCAGGAATTGCTGAATGCCGCAGCTGGCCAAGGGTTGCCCGCTGGAAGCGTTCGGTCACTGACAGCATCGCTGCCAGCCGATCAGCGCGAGGTCTTGGAGCCTACAGTAGAGCAAGCCAGTCGCCAGAGCCGATTATTACAGCATAACAGCTTAACGAATTGGGTATTGGTGCAGCGAACGCTCATTCATTTGTCGCAAATGATCGAAATCATCGCGACCGGCGGGCGAATGGATGCGACCTATGGCTCTCGGGTTCCAGCCAGCCGTAGCGGGGCGTTGGTGGACCAGGAAGTCTAA
- a CDS encoding flagellin N-terminal helical domain-containing protein — protein sequence MAIYPIPTTRVSNLYSTNRLTQQIQADQLALLRAQTQISTGRRIMSPSEDAPASLRAMTLQRLLERQDQTQTSLNDSILFLGEAENSINEVSSILNSIKAEALGVDSTLSSDQEIQAVMDQIDRALEQLVDMGNSQFRERYLFAGSRSQALPYDYQDGYVQYQGNEASLRSYVAAGTLYETNIPGTDVFGGISEQMLGNIDLDPHVSADTKVEDLNGGYGVSSGAVEIIHIDSTGKSTSTVVDLSNAATLGDIARYLEAGAPSNSDIQVEITGTGLQLTAPSGEFVMVSEVGEGRTARDVGIFTTSAQNTLVGSDITPRVTKTTPLSELLGTKASATVTSGGYDNDIIVRATQNGTNVDPSDALSDPLNGVTIQFVDGGTAGNETAVYDGSTATLTVSIDAGVSTASQVVAAINAESSGLFTAEIDYSDAEDHTTAGSGVVALTSTAVTSGGSGEVLDTTSGLLVTNGENSVEVDISSATTVEELLNILNQQELGLQVEINSSGTGINIRSRLSGADLSIGEVSGGTTATQLGVRTLSETSSLAEFNRGIGVLPDDVTTFQIELTTLGVPTSYPIDLDGATTVQDVIDIVNTQTGGAVTVQLVSHGNGIELVDNTGADSMTISGQPAELLGFFEDGDGSATSTTGTLATGDNHTLETESVFNTLIRLRDALEAKDFTAIGNEINQIDVDLDRINFARSDLGSRLQSLESLQNRQEDENIALQSALSDEIDVDLAEAISEFTSRQYALQASLQVSSSIMRMTLLDFL from the coding sequence ATGGCAATCTATCCCATTCCAACGACGCGTGTGAGCAATCTGTACTCAACCAATCGGTTGACGCAGCAGATTCAAGCCGATCAGCTAGCCCTGTTGCGCGCCCAAACTCAGATCAGCACCGGGCGAAGAATCATGTCGCCCAGCGAGGATGCTCCTGCGTCGCTGCGGGCGATGACGCTGCAGCGACTGTTGGAACGCCAAGATCAGACGCAAACGAGTCTGAACGATAGTATTTTATTTTTGGGGGAAGCGGAAAACTCGATCAATGAGGTCTCGAGTATTCTCAACAGCATCAAGGCGGAAGCTCTGGGGGTTGATTCGACGCTATCCAGCGATCAGGAAATACAAGCAGTCATGGACCAGATCGACCGCGCCTTGGAACAGTTAGTGGATATGGGGAACTCTCAATTCCGCGAGCGGTACCTCTTTGCGGGATCGCGCTCGCAGGCGTTGCCCTACGATTACCAGGATGGCTACGTTCAGTACCAAGGCAATGAAGCCAGCCTGCGCAGCTATGTTGCTGCGGGAACACTGTACGAAACAAACATCCCCGGCACCGACGTGTTCGGCGGTATCAGTGAGCAAATGCTAGGCAATATCGATCTTGATCCTCATGTCTCCGCTGATACGAAGGTGGAGGATCTCAACGGGGGATACGGAGTATCCTCCGGCGCGGTTGAGATTATTCACATCGATTCGACAGGCAAGTCGACAAGCACCGTCGTCGACCTCTCGAACGCGGCGACCTTAGGCGACATCGCCCGCTACCTGGAAGCGGGGGCACCGAGCAATTCGGATATTCAGGTGGAGATCACTGGCACTGGGTTGCAACTCACCGCACCCAGCGGCGAATTCGTGATGGTAAGCGAGGTGGGCGAAGGTCGCACCGCCCGTGATGTCGGTATTTTTACCACCTCGGCGCAGAATACTCTGGTCGGTAGCGATATCACTCCCCGGGTAACCAAGACTACTCCGCTGTCGGAACTGCTCGGGACCAAGGCGTCGGCAACAGTAACCTCTGGTGGCTACGACAACGACATCATTGTGCGGGCAACCCAAAACGGCACGAACGTCGATCCGAGCGATGCTCTCTCCGATCCGCTCAATGGGGTGACCATTCAGTTTGTCGATGGAGGAACCGCCGGCAACGAAACCGCAGTGTACGATGGTTCCACGGCAACGTTGACGGTATCGATCGACGCAGGAGTCTCGACCGCCTCGCAGGTGGTGGCTGCCATCAACGCCGAGTCATCCGGTTTATTCACCGCCGAAATCGACTATAGCGACGCGGAGGATCATACCACCGCTGGTAGCGGAGTGGTGGCTCTCACTTCCACGGCGGTTACGAGTGGTGGTAGTGGAGAAGTGCTCGATACTACTTCGGGGCTGCTGGTGACCAATGGCGAAAATTCCGTTGAAGTCGATATCAGTAGTGCGACTACCGTAGAAGAGCTGTTGAACATCCTGAATCAACAGGAACTCGGACTACAAGTCGAGATCAATAGCTCGGGAACTGGCATCAACATCCGCTCAAGACTCAGCGGTGCTGATCTTTCGATCGGCGAAGTGTCGGGGGGCACGACAGCCACTCAGCTCGGGGTGCGTACGTTGAGCGAGACGAGTTCGTTAGCCGAGTTCAATCGCGGCATCGGAGTACTGCCCGATGATGTCACCACCTTTCAGATCGAGCTAACCACATTGGGAGTACCGACTTCCTATCCGATCGATCTCGACGGCGCGACGACGGTTCAGGATGTGATTGATATCGTTAACACACAGACAGGAGGGGCGGTAACGGTTCAGCTGGTTAGTCACGGCAACGGAATCGAGTTGGTGGACAACACGGGGGCCGACTCGATGACAATTTCTGGGCAACCAGCCGAACTGTTGGGCTTCTTCGAAGATGGGGACGGATCGGCGACGAGCACGACCGGAACGCTTGCTACGGGTGATAATCATACGCTCGAAACCGAAAGTGTGTTCAACACGCTCATTCGGCTGCGCGACGCGCTGGAGGCGAAAGACTTCACCGCGATTGGGAACGAGATCAACCAAATCGATGTCGACCTCGATCGCATCAACTTCGCCCGGAGCGATTTGGGGTCCAGACTTCAAAGCCTCGAGAGCTTGCAAAACCGCCAAGAGGACGAGAATATCGCGCTGCAAAGTGCCCTCTCCGATGAAATCGACGTTGATCTCGCCGAAGCTATCAGCGAGTTCACCAGCCGACAATACGCCTTGCAAGCCTCGCTTCAGGTTTCTAGCTCCATCATGCGGATGACACTGCTAGATTTTCTATAA
- the flgK gene encoding flagellar hook-associated protein FlgK gives MSLFSSLQLASNTLQAMQVGLQVVGNNIANANTPGYIREEVVYAPAPVQKQGDLVLGLGVMVEGIVQKVDKYLQEQLRNSSSDRVSAEIQEGTYGDLEQIIGELSDTDLSSSFSDFFGSIQSVLDVPGDLSLRNLAVLSGQKLASDFNGFASRAEALHEQLDVRVNQISGEVNALSEEIRKLNLEIVNIEGGGLSGSDAGGLRTQRDNAVAKLAELINIRVSEQPTGSLTVSVGGEYLVTDGVRREVFADDSNDGGRNASIIRFADTNAALEVTAGELNGLYMSRDQIVTGVLNDLDDLAANLAFEFNKLYSQGQGLEGFDSVTSKDQVISTTAPLDEAGLNFTPVNGAFEILVQNTNTGNVETHSIRVDLNGLDEDTSLEDLAAEISAVSGVTATVAANGGLTIAADAANTTFSFANDTSGVLAALGINTFFTGNSAATLGVNRDLNGIENSAKFAASLGGVKEDASNAERLVEFFTQPLDSLSGASLSDKYSQLANSIAQGSAAAKSVAEGYRTFEATLEGEFQALSAVNIDEEAVNMIALQRAYQASARYIQTISELLDTLVNL, from the coding sequence ATGTCCCTATTTAGTTCTCTACAACTGGCGAGCAACACGCTGCAAGCAATGCAGGTGGGGCTACAGGTTGTTGGCAACAACATTGCCAACGCCAATACGCCGGGGTACATCCGCGAAGAGGTGGTCTACGCCCCCGCGCCGGTCCAGAAGCAAGGCGACCTGGTGCTTGGCCTCGGCGTGATGGTCGAGGGCATTGTTCAGAAGGTCGACAAGTACCTTCAGGAACAATTGCGGAACTCGAGCAGCGATCGAGTGAGTGCCGAGATACAGGAAGGTACCTACGGGGACTTGGAACAGATCATCGGAGAGCTCTCCGATACGGACCTCAGTTCTTCGTTCAGCGATTTCTTCGGATCGATCCAATCGGTGCTCGATGTTCCAGGGGACTTGTCGCTGCGCAACCTGGCGGTGTTGTCTGGGCAGAAGCTGGCCAGCGATTTCAATGGCTTCGCCTCGCGGGCTGAAGCTTTGCACGAACAGCTCGATGTGCGAGTGAATCAGATCTCGGGCGAGGTCAATGCGCTCAGCGAAGAGATCCGCAAGCTAAACCTGGAGATCGTGAATATCGAAGGGGGTGGGCTGTCGGGCAGCGACGCGGGTGGCCTGCGAACCCAACGCGACAACGCGGTGGCCAAGCTAGCCGAACTGATTAATATTCGCGTCTCGGAGCAACCGACTGGCTCGCTTACTGTCTCGGTAGGTGGTGAGTATCTCGTGACCGATGGGGTGCGGCGCGAGGTGTTTGCCGATGATTCCAACGACGGCGGCCGCAACGCTTCGATCATTCGCTTTGCCGACACGAATGCAGCACTCGAGGTGACCGCGGGCGAGCTAAATGGACTTTACATGAGTCGCGACCAGATCGTGACCGGCGTGCTGAACGACCTGGATGATCTGGCCGCCAACTTGGCTTTCGAGTTCAACAAGCTCTATTCGCAAGGGCAGGGGCTTGAGGGGTTCGACAGCGTTACGAGTAAAGATCAGGTCATCAGCACGACGGCCCCGTTGGATGAAGCGGGCTTGAACTTCACCCCGGTGAACGGGGCGTTTGAGATCCTAGTGCAGAACACCAACACCGGCAACGTAGAGACCCATTCCATCCGGGTCGATCTCAACGGGTTGGACGAAGATACATCGCTGGAAGATTTGGCTGCCGAAATATCTGCAGTCTCTGGAGTCACGGCAACCGTTGCTGCCAATGGCGGATTGACCATCGCCGCCGATGCTGCGAATACCACTTTTTCGTTTGCGAACGATACAAGTGGAGTGCTTGCCGCCTTGGGCATCAACACCTTTTTCACTGGTAATTCAGCGGCCACGCTGGGGGTAAATCGGGATCTTAATGGCATTGAGAACTCCGCCAAGTTTGCAGCCAGCTTGGGAGGGGTGAAGGAGGACGCCAGCAACGCGGAGCGTTTGGTCGAGTTCTTCACCCAGCCGCTCGATTCGCTCAGCGGGGCGTCGCTGTCGGATAAGTATAGCCAACTCGCCAATAGTATTGCCCAAGGCTCCGCCGCAGCCAAATCGGTTGCCGAAGGCTATCGCACCTTCGAAGCGACGCTAGAAGGAGAGTTTCAGGCCTTGAGCGCGGTGAACATCGATGAAGAAGCGGTGAACATGATTGCTTTGCAACGCGCATACCAAGCTTCGGCCCGATACATTCAGACCATCTCGGAGCTGTTAGACACACTGGTGAACCTATAG
- a CDS encoding flagellar basal body P-ring protein FlgI: MTPFSLLHRTIVLLVATALLWSANSATAETRLRNICRLKGQEENVLRGLGLVVGLNGTGEAGDAATMQAIARSMELMGSPVGNTGVLDNSSINELKKIKNAALVTVTAVIPATGARRGEKLDCTIAAINGKSLEGGHLTFAALKGPNPMDNTVYALCSGMVNVEDVDVPTVGRIHNGCQMEQDVYTPFYIERAGAKWLTLVLDRNHASFHTAANISERIVSDYGDQFNVSNTIPAENSLAAINNYVRAVDATNIEVRIPKAYDSEPVQFAYELLEMYINEEDAEARVVINPRTKTVVISGDVRIGDVVVVTDNVLVEAGTSVEFAEMRSSDSANPSLDRLVAQLKNLKVSDEEVIEIIQRINTAGKLHGKLIVE, from the coding sequence ATGACTCCGTTCTCCCTGCTTCATCGCACGATTGTCCTGCTCGTCGCCACGGCACTGCTGTGGTCGGCCAACTCGGCAACGGCGGAAACGAGACTGCGAAATATCTGCCGGCTGAAAGGTCAGGAAGAGAACGTGTTGCGTGGGTTGGGCCTGGTAGTCGGCCTGAACGGCACCGGCGAAGCCGGCGACGCGGCCACCATGCAGGCGATCGCCCGCTCGATGGAATTGATGGGAAGCCCCGTTGGCAACACCGGAGTGCTCGACAACAGCTCGATCAACGAACTGAAGAAGATCAAGAATGCCGCTCTGGTCACCGTGACCGCCGTGATTCCAGCAACCGGTGCTCGCCGGGGAGAGAAGCTCGACTGCACAATCGCTGCGATCAATGGAAAGAGCCTGGAAGGTGGACACCTGACTTTCGCTGCCCTCAAAGGTCCCAACCCCATGGACAACACCGTCTATGCTCTCTGCTCTGGCATGGTGAACGTCGAAGACGTCGACGTGCCAACCGTGGGGCGCATTCATAACGGTTGCCAGATGGAACAGGACGTGTACACTCCGTTTTACATTGAGCGAGCCGGGGCCAAGTGGCTCACGCTTGTACTCGATCGCAACCACGCCAGTTTCCACACGGCAGCGAACATCTCGGAGCGCATCGTCAGCGACTACGGCGACCAGTTCAATGTGTCGAATACGATTCCGGCTGAAAACAGCCTGGCAGCGATCAATAACTATGTGCGGGCGGTAGATGCGACCAACATCGAAGTGCGTATTCCCAAGGCTTACGATAGCGAGCCTGTGCAATTCGCTTACGAATTGCTCGAAATGTACATCAACGAAGAAGACGCAGAAGCTCGTGTGGTGATCAATCCTCGCACCAAGACCGTGGTCATCAGCGGCGATGTGCGAATCGGCGACGTCGTCGTCGTCACCGACAACGTGCTCGTCGAAGCGGGAACCAGCGTTGAGTTTGCCGAGATGCGATCGAGTGATTCTGCGAATCCCAGCTTGGACCGCCTGGTCGCGCAGCTCAAGAATCTGAAAGTCTCCGATGAAGAAGTGATCGAAATCATTCAACGCATTAACACCGCCGGTAAGCTTCATGGCAAGCTAATCGTAGAGTAA
- a CDS encoding rod-binding protein has translation MNLVNQVASSTYDLSKVDRQANRFEKSAVNQPKSVEEAQELHDTFSNFIGETFYGQMIKSMRSTVDKPAYFHGGKGEEVFQSQLDQQLAQEWATESGDRFAEPMFKQQFPDHAKVLEEARQAAAAESLDDLNALRRF, from the coding sequence ATGAACCTGGTGAATCAAGTAGCAAGCTCGACCTACGACCTATCGAAGGTCGATAGGCAGGCGAACCGCTTTGAGAAGTCGGCTGTGAATCAGCCGAAGTCGGTGGAAGAGGCCCAGGAGCTTCACGACACCTTCAGCAACTTCATTGGCGAGACTTTCTACGGCCAGATGATCAAGTCGATGCGATCAACGGTCGATAAACCGGCATACTTCCACGGCGGCAAAGGCGAAGAGGTCTTTCAAAGCCAACTCGACCAGCAGCTTGCCCAGGAGTGGGCCACCGAGTCGGGCGACCGCTTTGCCGAGCCGATGTTCAAGCAGCAGTTTCCCGATCATGCCAAGGTGCTTGAGGAAGCCCGCCAGGCAGCAGCGGCCGAGTCGCTGGACGATCTGAATGCTCTGCGTCGGTTCTAA
- a CDS encoding flagellar basal body L-ring protein FlgH has translation MPKTSSKHDVLAFALPAILLALVVLAHSECSAQEGSLLAKQGGTQTAPDGTVVSNGQLTLENTSFIFRPLPPEAQRELSKQDIITVLVDYRTAMNSDGSVQSRITNNYNAQLLDWLGFDGSDIYAAPQSRGDPTIAGAINSQIRSQTELESNDSLTFRIAATIVDIRPNGNLVIEAHRQVENNGETWQQSLTGVVARQFVNPDRTVRSDAIAELSIKKVEQGHVRDATARGWIGKWYGRVKPF, from the coding sequence ATGCCTAAAACCAGCAGCAAACACGATGTCCTCGCCTTTGCCTTGCCAGCCATTCTGTTGGCCTTGGTGGTGCTGGCACACAGCGAATGCTCGGCTCAAGAAGGGAGCCTGCTCGCGAAGCAAGGGGGCACCCAAACGGCTCCCGATGGAACCGTGGTGAGCAATGGTCAACTGACGCTCGAGAACACCTCGTTCATCTTCCGCCCACTTCCCCCCGAGGCACAACGCGAGCTGAGCAAGCAAGATATCATCACCGTGCTCGTCGACTATCGCACCGCGATGAATAGCGACGGCTCGGTACAAAGCCGTATTACGAATAACTACAACGCCCAGTTGTTGGACTGGCTTGGCTTTGATGGTAGCGACATTTACGCTGCTCCTCAAAGCCGAGGCGATCCGACCATCGCTGGTGCGATCAATAGCCAGATTCGTTCGCAAACGGAGTTGGAATCGAACGATTCGCTAACCTTTCGCATCGCTGCGACGATCGTCGATATTCGCCCGAATGGCAACCTGGTGATCGAAGCTCATCGCCAAGTGGAAAACAACGGCGAAACCTGGCAGCAGTCGCTCACCGGAGTCGTCGCCCGCCAGTTTGTGAATCCCGATCGTACCGTGCGAAGCGACGCGATCGCTGAGCTGTCGATCAAAAAGGTCGAGCAAGGGCACGTTCGCGATGCAACCGCTCGTGGCTGGATCGGCAAGTGGTACGGTCGTGTCAAACCGTTCTAG
- the flgA gene encoding flagellar basal body P-ring formation chaperone FlgA: protein MNNIRHITGTLLTLLLLALSANTASGVDIMLREKVTPVKSVIVLGDIADVQNGSYAQLQRLKLTPLWVAPPVGEVRHVTPRQVFDALVSRGYQTGDLNVAGAPRVMIGWQEKAVEPVKETQSLPTTSAPPRRSIGYTAGPVTGSYTPPKTQARQQVGLTAVEQEQLNQEAKQAVVEYLEAQTGLYGLVEVDLELPKRYAELIAQRSGKLVISGGREPWIGRQTISLEFTTDRGPLKLSLPVASYDMTPVLVAIRPIDRGQLITAADVAVQTPVHKARISAGQTKIYRIEEALGKEASRSFRADDLVTMESCLQPTMVERNALVEVIASGGGITVRRQAKALGAARLGDVIEVELLDGSREKLVGRVVGANKLATIGTPLSSPSPVPGQATAGYR from the coding sequence ATGAACAACATTCGCCACATCACCGGAACATTGCTTACGCTCCTGCTGCTGGCCTTGAGTGCCAACACCGCATCGGGCGTTGACATCATGCTTCGCGAGAAGGTCACGCCGGTAAAGTCGGTGATTGTGCTCGGAGACATTGCCGACGTGCAAAACGGCTCCTACGCCCAACTGCAGCGTCTCAAGCTGACTCCGTTGTGGGTAGCACCTCCGGTTGGCGAGGTGCGTCATGTAACCCCTCGACAAGTGTTCGACGCTTTGGTGAGTCGTGGATACCAAACTGGCGATCTGAATGTTGCTGGAGCCCCTCGCGTGATGATTGGCTGGCAGGAGAAAGCAGTGGAACCTGTCAAGGAAACCCAGTCGCTACCAACCACCAGTGCACCACCGCGACGCAGCATTGGTTATACCGCAGGTCCTGTGACTGGAAGTTACACTCCTCCGAAAACTCAGGCGCGTCAACAGGTTGGATTGACCGCGGTGGAGCAAGAACAACTCAATCAGGAAGCTAAACAAGCGGTAGTCGAGTATTTGGAAGCTCAAACGGGTTTGTATGGTTTGGTGGAAGTCGATTTGGAACTTCCAAAACGCTATGCCGAGTTGATCGCACAGCGATCGGGAAAGCTGGTGATCTCTGGTGGCCGCGAACCGTGGATTGGCCGTCAAACGATCTCGCTCGAGTTCACCACCGATCGTGGCCCGCTCAAACTGAGCTTGCCTGTTGCTTCGTACGACATGACCCCTGTACTGGTCGCGATTCGCCCGATCGATCGAGGCCAACTGATCACCGCGGCGGACGTCGCGGTACAAACACCCGTTCACAAAGCACGTATCTCCGCTGGACAAACCAAGATCTATCGCATTGAAGAAGCGTTGGGCAAGGAAGCGAGCCGTTCGTTCCGCGCCGACGATCTGGTGACCATGGAGAGCTGCTTGCAACCAACCATGGTGGAACGTAACGCCTTGGTCGAGGTTATCGCCTCTGGCGGTGGCATCACCGTGCGTCGCCAGGCGAAGGCCCTTGGTGCGGCCCGGCTGGGCGACGTGATTGAAGTGGAATTGCTCGACGGTAGCCGCGAGAAGCTCGTAGGGCGAGTGGTCGGGGCTAACAAGCTGGCCACGATCGGCACCCCGCTCTCTTCACCATCGCCGGTTCCCGGGCAGGCAACGGCCGGATATCGCTAA